The following coding sequences are from one Eublepharis macularius isolate TG4126 chromosome 19, MPM_Emac_v1.0, whole genome shotgun sequence window:
- the ELAVL3 gene encoding ELAV-like protein 3 isoform X2 produces METQVSNGPTSNSSLPNGPMISANGATDDSKTNLIVNYLPQNMTQEEFKSLFGSIGEIESCKLVRDKITGQSLGYGFVNYVDPNDADKAINTLNGLKLQTKTIKVSYARPSSASIRDANLYVSGLPKTMSQKEMEQLFSQYGRIITSRILVDQVTGVSRGVGFIRFDKRIEAEEAIKGLNGQKPLGASEPITVKFANNPSQKTGQALLTHLYQTTARRYTGPLHHQTQRFRFSPITIDSMTSLAGVNLTGASSAGWCIFVYNLSPEADESVLWQLFGPFGAVTNVKVIRDFTTNKCKGFGFVTMTNYDEAAMAIASLNGYRLGDRILQVSFKTSKQHKA; encoded by the exons atggagacccaagtgTCCAACGGCCCTACAAGCAACAGCTCCCTCCCCAATGGGCCAATGATCAGTGCCAACGGCGCCACCGATGACTCCAAAACTAACCTCATAGTCAATTACCTGCCCCAGAACATGACACAAGAGGAATTCAAGAGCCTCTTTGGAAGCATTGGGGAGATTGAATCCTGCAAGCTAGTCCGAGACAAAATCACAG GGCAGAGTTTAGGCTACGGCTTTGTCAACTACGTGGACCCCAACGATGCGGACAAAGCCATCAACACCCTGAACGGACTCAAGCTCCAAACGAAAACAATCAAG GTGTCCTACGCCCGGCCCAGCTCAGCTTCGATCCGTGATGCCAACCTCTACGTCAGCGGCCTACCCAAGACCATGAGCCAGAAAGAGATGGAGCAGCTCTTTTCACAGTATGGACGCATCATCACTTCTCGCATCCTTGTCGATCAGGTCACAG GCGTCTCCCGAGGGGTGGGCTTCATCCGCTTTGACAAGAGGATAGAAGCTGAGGAGGCCATCAAGGGGCTGAACGGGCAGAAGCCGCTGGGGGCCAGCGAGCCGATCACAGTCAAGTTCGCCAACAACCCCAGCCAGAAGACGGGGCAAGCCTTGCTCACACACCTGTACCAGACCACAGCCCGGCGGTACACCGGACCCTTGCACCATCAGACTCAACGCTTCAG GTTCTCTCCCATCACGATCGACAGCATGACCAGCCTGGCAGGCGTCAACCTGACGGGGGCCTCTAGCGCTGGCTGGTGCATCTTTGTGTACAACCTCTCCCCCGAGGCAGACGAGAGCGTCCTGTGGCAGCTCTTTGGGCCCTTCGGGGCGGTCACCAATGTCAAAGTCATCCGCGACTTCACTACCAACAAGTGCAAAGGCTTTGGCTTCGTCACCATGACCAACTATGACGAAGCCGCCATGGCCATCGCCAGCCTCAATGGCTACCGACTGGGCGACCGAATCCTCCAGGTTTCCTTCAAGACCAGTAAGCAACACAAGgcgtga
- the ELAVL3 gene encoding ELAV-like protein 3 isoform X1, with the protein METQVSNGPTSNSSLPNGPMISANGATDDSKTNLIVNYLPQNMTQEEFKSLFGSIGEIESCKLVRDKITGQSLGYGFVNYVDPNDADKAINTLNGLKLQTKTIKVSYARPSSASIRDANLYVSGLPKTMSQKEMEQLFSQYGRIITSRILVDQVTGVSRGVGFIRFDKRIEAEEAIKGLNGQKPLGASEPITVKFANNPSQKTGQALLTHLYQTTARRYTGPLHHQTQRFRLDNLLNMAYGVKRFSPITIDSMTSLAGVNLTGASSAGWCIFVYNLSPEADESVLWQLFGPFGAVTNVKVIRDFTTNKCKGFGFVTMTNYDEAAMAIASLNGYRLGDRILQVSFKTSKQHKA; encoded by the exons atggagacccaagtgTCCAACGGCCCTACAAGCAACAGCTCCCTCCCCAATGGGCCAATGATCAGTGCCAACGGCGCCACCGATGACTCCAAAACTAACCTCATAGTCAATTACCTGCCCCAGAACATGACACAAGAGGAATTCAAGAGCCTCTTTGGAAGCATTGGGGAGATTGAATCCTGCAAGCTAGTCCGAGACAAAATCACAG GGCAGAGTTTAGGCTACGGCTTTGTCAACTACGTGGACCCCAACGATGCGGACAAAGCCATCAACACCCTGAACGGACTCAAGCTCCAAACGAAAACAATCAAG GTGTCCTACGCCCGGCCCAGCTCAGCTTCGATCCGTGATGCCAACCTCTACGTCAGCGGCCTACCCAAGACCATGAGCCAGAAAGAGATGGAGCAGCTCTTTTCACAGTATGGACGCATCATCACTTCTCGCATCCTTGTCGATCAGGTCACAG GCGTCTCCCGAGGGGTGGGCTTCATCCGCTTTGACAAGAGGATAGAAGCTGAGGAGGCCATCAAGGGGCTGAACGGGCAGAAGCCGCTGGGGGCCAGCGAGCCGATCACAGTCAAGTTCGCCAACAACCCCAGCCAGAAGACGGGGCAAGCCTTGCTCACACACCTGTACCAGACCACAGCCCGGCGGTACACCGGACCCTTGCACCATCAGACTCAACGCTTCAG GCTCGACAATTTGCTAAACATGGCATACGGCGTCAAGAG GTTCTCTCCCATCACGATCGACAGCATGACCAGCCTGGCAGGCGTCAACCTGACGGGGGCCTCTAGCGCTGGCTGGTGCATCTTTGTGTACAACCTCTCCCCCGAGGCAGACGAGAGCGTCCTGTGGCAGCTCTTTGGGCCCTTCGGGGCGGTCACCAATGTCAAAGTCATCCGCGACTTCACTACCAACAAGTGCAAAGGCTTTGGCTTCGTCACCATGACCAACTATGACGAAGCCGCCATGGCCATCGCCAGCCTCAATGGCTACCGACTGGGCGACCGAATCCTCCAGGTTTCCTTCAAGACCAGTAAGCAACACAAGgcgtga